The genomic DNA AACATCGCGCCAAACAGCAGCAGGATCGGCAGCGTGCGCATCGGCGCGGTCGTGAAGGGCTCGGGAAGGATCTTTGCCACCCGCTCGCGGATGGAGAAGAATGATCCGGCTGCGATGAACAGCGCGAAGCACATTCGCCACAAATGCCGCGCCAGGCGTGGTCCGCCGCGCGGAATGCCGAATTGCATGATGCGCACATCGCCAATCGCCGCCAGGGCCATGACGGTGGCGACGAAGAAGTACATCGCGAACGGGACGCCGTTGAGAAAACCCCGAGGGCTTTCCCATGCCTTCACGCCGCCGACGCTATCGACGATCGCGAGTCCGACGGCGACCGCCAGCGCCGCAACATTACTACCGCGGGTCCATGACGACACCGGGCGCACGGTGGTCAGCGCCGTGATGACAAAGTACACCGTCATCAAGCCGCCGAACACATTCGAGTCGGTGGGACCACTCTTGCCAACGCCCAGGATCGCTGCGCTGATGCCCAGGACGAGCATGGCACCGACGAACAGCAGCCCGCTGCGGCGGTGGACGGTCCCGCCCTTCT from Terriglobales bacterium includes the following:
- a CDS encoding DUF2306 domain-containing protein; the encoded protein is MLLSIHIAAGGLAMVLGALALLAKKGGTVHRRSGLLFVGAMLVLGISAAILGVGKSGPTDSNVFGGLMTVYFVITALTTVRPVSSWTRGSNVAALAVAVGLAIVDSVGGVKAWESPRGFLNGVPFAMYFFVATVMALAAIGDVRIMQFGIPRGGPRLARHLWRMCFALFIAAGSFFSIRERVAKILPEPFTTAPMRTLPILLLFGAMFYWLWRVRSRRPLPVLLRHDLLPVTTRGK